A window of the Anaerolineae bacterium genome harbors these coding sequences:
- a CDS encoding Cytochrome c-type biogenesis protein CcmC, putative heme lyase for CcmE has translation MNQPFEEKDLSPWFKALREQEINRPPERARAAREQFLRQAKSLSPVSSAREKRHKGWNLIPIPLWRRKELHPMVSVLATILVVASLVLGGGGVTLAAAQTSLPDQPLYGLKLASENARLSLAQGDPLQQAELSLQFALRRLEELRAMFQQGQTPGEATLERARQQLEQALQQAAGLPDEQATRQLERLRTRLQTMLQSHLQLPEPASPTAQQALERVRQMIQARLRLLEECAGDLQQLRLRLHTQTQERLNAPGQGNPTPGSGGNPAPGTGTGNPAPGSGGNPAPGTGTGNPAPGSGGNPAPGSGTGNPAPGSGGNPAPGSGTGNPAPGSGGNPAPGTGNPDPGSGGNPAPGTGNPDPGSGGNPAPDPGTGNPDPGSGGNPAPDPGTGNPDPGSGGNPAPDPGTGNPDPGSGGGSGSGGNKP, from the coding sequence ATGAATCAACCGTTTGAAGAAAAAGACCTCTCCCCCTGGTTCAAAGCCCTGCGGGAACAGGAAATCAACCGCCCCCCTGAACGCGCCAGAGCCGCCCGAGAGCAGTTTTTGCGGCAGGCAAAATCTCTCTCCCCCGTATCCTCTGCGCGGGAAAAGCGTCATAAAGGATGGAATTTGATTCCCATCCCTCTTTGGAGACGAAAGGAGCTTCATCCAATGGTCAGTGTCTTGGCTACAATTCTGGTCGTTGCCTCTCTGGTTTTGGGCGGCGGTGGGGTAACGCTGGCGGCTGCACAAACCAGTTTGCCCGATCAACCCCTGTATGGACTCAAGCTTGCCAGCGAGAATGCCCGCCTCTCTCTGGCGCAAGGCGATCCGCTCCAACAGGCAGAACTGAGTCTCCAGTTTGCCCTGCGGCGGCTGGAGGAACTGCGCGCCATGTTTCAGCAGGGACAGACGCCCGGCGAAGCGACGCTGGAACGCGCCCGCCAACAACTGGAGCAAGCCCTGCAGCAGGCTGCCGGTTTGCCGGATGAGCAGGCAACCCGGCAACTGGAGCGCCTGCGCACGCGTCTGCAAACCATGCTCCAGAGCCACCTCCAGCTTCCCGAACCCGCCAGCCCGACGGCGCAACAAGCCCTGGAACGCGTTCGGCAGATGATCCAGGCGCGCCTGCGACTGCTGGAAGAATGCGCCGGCGACCTGCAGCAGCTCCGCCTGCGCCTGCATACCCAAACCCAGGAGCGCCTGAACGCGCCCGGACAGGGAAATCCAACGCCGGGCAGTGGCGGCAATCCCGCCCCGGGCACGGGCACGGGCAATCCGGCGCCCGGCAGTGGCGGCAACCCCGCCCCGGGCACGGGCACAGGCAATCCGGCGCCCGGCAGCGGTGGCAACCCCGCCCCGGGCAGCGGTACGGGCAATCCGGCGCCCGGCAGCGGTGGCAACCCCGCCCCGGGCAGCGGTACGGGGAATCCGGCGCCCGGCAGCGGTGGCAATCCTGCCCCTGGCACGGGCAATCCTGACCCCGGCAGCGGTGGCAACCCCGCCCCTGGCACGGGCAACCCCGACCCCGGCAGTGGTGGCAATCCCGCCCCCGACCCTGGCACAGGTAACCCCGACCCCGGCAGCGGTGGCAATCCAGCCCCCGACCCTGGCACGGGCAATCCCGACCCCGGCAGTGGCGGCAATCCAGCCCCTGATCCTGGAACGGGCAATCCCGACCCCGGCAGTGGGGGTGGCAGTGGCTCCGGGGGGAACAAACCCTGA
- a CDS encoding Imidazole glycerol phosphate synthase amidotransferase subunit: MNSKRSILLLDVGTGNLQSVQKALEAVGAEVVRSDSPALLAHYPKIVLPGVGAFGDFMQRLRALGLEEPLHQALARGTALLGICVGMQALFESSEEMGFHAGLGLLEGRVVRFPQRPLLKVPHTGWNELIGQREHVLLNGLPERPFAYFNHSYYCLAGQSQDCLALTRHEVTFASVVGRQNLFGVQFHPEKSQKVGLKILQNFVEWQP, translated from the coding sequence ATGAACAGCAAAAGAAGCATTTTGCTCCTGGATGTCGGCACGGGCAACCTGCAGTCGGTGCAAAAAGCCCTCGAAGCGGTGGGGGCAGAAGTGGTGCGCAGCGATTCGCCCGCTTTGCTGGCGCATTACCCGAAGATCGTCCTGCCGGGCGTGGGCGCGTTTGGGGACTTCATGCAGCGCCTGCGCGCCCTGGGGCTGGAAGAGCCTCTGCATCAAGCCCTGGCGCGAGGAACTGCCCTGTTGGGGATTTGTGTCGGGATGCAGGCTCTGTTTGAATCCAGTGAAGAGATGGGCTTTCATGCCGGATTGGGCTTGCTCGAGGGGCGAGTGGTGCGCTTTCCGCAACGCCCACTGCTCAAAGTGCCTCATACCGGTTGGAACGAACTGATCGGGCAGCGGGAGCACGTCTTGCTGAACGGCTTGCCCGAACGCCCCTTTGCCTACTTCAACCACTCGTACTACTGTCTTGCCGGGCAGAGCCAGGACTGTCTTGCCCTGACCAGGCATGAGGTGACCTTTGCCAGTGTGGTGGGTCGCCAGAATCTGTTTGGCGTCCAGTTTCACCCCGAAAAGAGCCAGAAGGTGGGGTTAAAGATTTTACAAAACTTCGTGGAGTGGCAACCATGA
- a CDS encoding RNA polymerase ECF-type sigma factor, with translation MALFPSYIEVEKISILSAERLSERLAAFDEQALAEIYDTYSPALYAFALRLLGDEDLAEECVAETFFRFLKALRNGAQPIRELKPYLYRIAHNWIQDHYRQKGRRPLEMFDERLADPQQAVDIESESHFLQEQARAALAHLTAEQRLVIVLHFIEGWDQPSIAAALQKPLTAVKALQHRGLQSLRRMLLKEDRSNESTV, from the coding sequence TTGGCGCTCTTTCCGTCATATATAGAAGTGGAGAAGATATCCATCCTGTCTGCTGAACGCCTTTCTGAGCGACTGGCTGCCTTTGACGAGCAGGCCCTGGCGGAAATTTATGACACCTATAGCCCGGCCCTGTATGCTTTCGCCTTGCGCCTGTTGGGCGATGAGGATCTGGCGGAAGAGTGTGTTGCCGAAACCTTCTTCCGCTTCTTGAAAGCTCTCCGCAACGGCGCCCAACCGATTCGCGAGCTAAAACCCTATCTTTACCGCATTGCTCATAACTGGATTCAGGACCATTATCGCCAGAAGGGACGCCGCCCGCTGGAGATGTTCGACGAGCGCCTTGCCGATCCACAGCAGGCAGTGGATATCGAGAGTGAAAGCCACTTCTTACAGGAGCAAGCCCGCGCCGCCCTGGCTCATCTGACCGCCGAGCAACGCCTGGTGATCGTCTTGCATTTCATCGAAGGCTGGGATCAACCGAGCATCGCCGCCGCCCTGCAAAAGCCGCTGACGGCGGTCAAAGCCTTGCAGCATCGCGGCCTGCAATCCCTCAGACGAATGCTATTGAAGGAGGACCGCTCCAATGAATCAACCGTTTGA
- a CDS encoding Histidinol-phosphate aminotransferase, translated as MQIRPHIENLPAYTPIEPFEVLSARLGRPPEAIVKLDANENPYGPLPGVRQALAELPFVHIYPDPESRALRRAIAEFLAVPMEHILAGAGADELIDLLMRVFLEPGDGVVVCPPTFGMYDFDGRLNNARVIEVPRRQDFSPDLPALRRVVENERPKLLFLATPNNPDGSLPDGAELDEILNLPTLVVLDEAYIEFADPQGSLGRSISRVGQVPHTRNLVVLRTFSKLAGLAGLRVGYGVFPEWLMPTLWKAKQPYNVNVAASTAAIAALQHADQLEEVVGRLIAERERLAQALARYPFLSMYPSRANYLLLRVRGIEAAELKRRLMMDYGILVRYFSTPRLKDCIRISVGKPQDTDALLKALDEIAKEV; from the coding sequence ATGCAAATCCGCCCTCATATTGAAAATCTGCCTGCCTACACCCCTATCGAACCCTTTGAGGTACTCTCAGCCCGCCTCGGTCGTCCTCCCGAAGCGATTGTCAAGCTGGATGCCAACGAAAACCCTTATGGGCCACTGCCCGGCGTCCGCCAGGCGCTTGCCGAACTGCCGTTTGTCCACATCTATCCCGACCCCGAAAGCCGCGCTTTGCGGCGGGCGATTGCCGAATTTCTCGCCGTACCGATGGAGCATATCCTGGCCGGAGCCGGCGCAGATGAGTTGATTGACCTGCTGATGCGCGTCTTTTTAGAGCCCGGAGACGGCGTTGTGGTGTGTCCGCCCACCTTTGGTATGTATGACTTCGATGGACGACTGAACAACGCCAGAGTCATTGAAGTGCCCCGCCGCCAGGATTTTTCGCCTGACCTGCCTGCCCTGCGCCGGGTGGTTGAAAACGAACGCCCCAAGTTGCTCTTTCTGGCTACCCCCAACAATCCAGATGGCTCCCTGCCCGACGGCGCAGAACTGGACGAAATCCTGAATCTGCCCACCCTGGTGGTGCTGGACGAAGCCTATATCGAATTTGCCGACCCACAAGGCAGTTTGGGACGCAGTATCAGCCGGGTTGGGCAGGTGCCTCACACGCGCAACCTGGTCGTCCTGCGCACCTTCAGCAAGCTGGCTGGTCTGGCAGGTTTGCGGGTGGGGTACGGCGTCTTTCCCGAGTGGCTGATGCCCACCCTGTGGAAAGCCAAACAGCCCTACAATGTCAACGTCGCGGCCAGCACAGCCGCCATCGCCGCCCTGCAGCACGCCGATCAACTGGAGGAAGTTGTCGGGCGTCTGATTGCCGAGCGGGAGCGCCTGGCGCAAGCCCTTGCCCGTTATCCCTTCCTTTCAATGTATCCTTCCCGGGCAAACTACCTCTTGCTGCGCGTGCGGGGGATCGAAGCCGCCGAATTGAAGCGCAGGCTGATGATGGATTATGGCATTCTGGTGCGCTATTTCAGCACGCCGCGCCTGAAGGATTGCATTCGCATCAGTGTTGGCAAACCGCAAGACACCGACGCGCTGCTGAAAGCGCTGGATGAGATTGCAAAGGAGGTCTGA
- a CDS encoding Polyferredoxin NapH (periplasmic nitrate reductase) translates to MTKHPSQSTLARYTLPVVLFILFWALALVLWRVTGNSFYLFNFGYIGSAVAVGIGLYLSLPARRKPLGRRVAQFLVGTYMLVFLGLFARENMQLEGFFFYLLAGMFYGAVIHYLVAKIFGVFIFNRGWCGWSCWTAMILDLLPFKRHRQAPLAAPFWALRYGHFGLSLALVLVLWYAAGYRVQEQSVTELLWLLGGNLFYYAVGIALAFLLKDNRAFCKYVCPIPTLQKIPARFALLKIAAGPNPCTDCGACTKMCPMDIDIPAYIQQGQRVLSTECILCLECIHVCAKDALSVSFAFDPLASNKARL, encoded by the coding sequence ATGACGAAACATCCATCTCAATCCACCCTTGCCAGGTACACCCTGCCCGTTGTCCTGTTTATCTTGTTCTGGGCGCTTGCCCTGGTGCTCTGGCGGGTAACGGGTAATTCCTTCTACCTTTTCAACTTTGGCTACATCGGCAGCGCCGTTGCGGTGGGCATTGGCTTGTATCTTTCCCTGCCGGCGCGCCGCAAACCGCTGGGGCGCCGCGTGGCACAGTTCCTGGTGGGGACATATATGTTGGTCTTTCTGGGTCTCTTTGCCCGCGAAAATATGCAGCTCGAAGGCTTTTTCTTTTACCTGCTGGCGGGGATGTTCTACGGCGCCGTGATTCACTATCTGGTCGCCAAAATATTCGGTGTTTTCATCTTCAATCGCGGCTGGTGTGGCTGGTCGTGCTGGACGGCGATGATCCTCGACCTTTTGCCCTTCAAACGCCATCGTCAGGCGCCTCTCGCGGCGCCGTTTTGGGCGTTGCGCTACGGGCATTTTGGGCTCAGCCTGGCTCTGGTGCTCGTTTTGTGGTATGCGGCTGGCTATCGGGTGCAGGAGCAGAGCGTTACGGAACTGCTCTGGTTGCTGGGCGGCAACCTCTTCTACTATGCCGTGGGGATTGCCCTTGCCTTCCTGCTCAAGGATAACCGCGCCTTTTGTAAATACGTCTGCCCGATCCCGACCTTGCAAAAAATTCCCGCCCGCTTTGCCCTGCTGAAGATTGCCGCTGGCCCAAATCCATGCACGGACTGCGGCGCCTGTACGAAGATGTGCCCGATGGACATCGACATTCCAGCGTACATCCAGCAAGGTCAACGGGTGCTCTCAACGGAATGCATTTTGTGTCTGGAATGTATCCACGTCTGTGCGAAGGACGCCCTGTCGGTCAGTTTTGCCTTTGACCCTCTGGCCTCAAACAAAGCCCGCCTATAG
- a CDS encoding VapB protein (antitoxin to VapC): MNTWQLQEAKSRFSELVERTLRNGAQIVTRRGKKVVVLLPYEEYRRLTAAPGNLAQFLLESPLAGSEVRIERDRSLPRQVDLP, from the coding sequence ATGAATACCTGGCAATTGCAGGAGGCGAAAAGCCGCTTCAGTGAACTGGTCGAGCGCACCCTGCGCAATGGGGCGCAGATCGTCACCCGCCGCGGCAAGAAGGTCGTGGTGTTGCTTCCCTACGAGGAATACCGCCGTCTGACCGCCGCGCCCGGAAACCTGGCGCAGTTCCTGCTTGAATCCCCATTGGCGGGTTCCGAAGTCAGGATCGAGCGCGACCGTAGCCTGCCGCGCCAGGTAGATTTGCCATGA
- a CDS encoding Phosphoribosylformimino-5-aminoimidazole carboxamide ribotide isomerase — MKAFSIYPAIDLRGGRVVRLQQGDPRRMTVYHEDPSAVAGQWAAAGARWVHIVNLDGAFGETGHANRTAVAAICRALQGTGVRLQLGGGLRSLADIEQALAEGVSRVVLGTLALEKPAALHQAIQRFEVSRIAVALDVQEKYVAVRGWQENSRINALLAARQMLQSGVQTLIYTDIRRDGMGSGLNLEFARQLLQIAEMELILSGGVQSLADLRAARQLGAQGVIIGKALYDGRIDLKAALEIEAEPC; from the coding sequence ATGAAAGCCTTTTCGATCTACCCTGCAATTGATCTGCGCGGCGGGCGGGTTGTCCGCCTGCAGCAAGGCGACCCCAGGCGCATGACCGTCTATCACGAAGACCCGTCCGCGGTTGCCGGGCAATGGGCTGCTGCCGGCGCGCGCTGGGTGCACATCGTCAACCTGGATGGCGCGTTTGGCGAGACGGGTCACGCCAATCGAACGGCGGTGGCAGCGATTTGCCGTGCCCTGCAAGGAACAGGAGTGCGCCTGCAACTCGGCGGCGGCTTGCGCTCGCTGGCGGATATCGAGCAAGCCCTGGCGGAGGGTGTAAGCCGGGTGGTCTTGGGCACGCTGGCGCTGGAAAAGCCAGCCGCCTTACACCAGGCAATCCAACGCTTCGAGGTATCCCGCATTGCCGTAGCGCTGGATGTGCAGGAGAAGTATGTCGCCGTGCGCGGCTGGCAGGAAAACAGCCGCATCAACGCCCTGCTTGCCGCCCGCCAGATGCTGCAAAGCGGCGTGCAAACCCTGATCTACACCGATATCCGGCGCGATGGCATGGGCAGTGGCTTGAACCTGGAATTCGCCCGTCAACTTTTGCAGATCGCCGAAATGGAATTGATTCTCTCCGGCGGCGTTCAAAGCCTGGCAGACCTGCGCGCCGCCCGCCAGCTTGGGGCGCAGGGCGTCATCATCGGCAAAGCGCTGTATGATGGGAGGATCGATCTGAAAGCGGCTTTAGAAATCGAGGCTGAGCCATGTTGA
- a CDS encoding Oligopeptide ABC transporter, periplasmic oligopeptide-binding protein OppA, protein MKSIRWQLILLGLSLIAIALLLWSQQSAAPQAGSVGLQPVSGGLYSEALIGSLGRLNPLLDIANPADRDVDRLLYSALIKFDERGVPQPDLAESWGISADGKAYNLSIRPNAVWHDGEAVTSDDVLFTVDALRSEASPLPDDIKEMWRQIQVLPLDAKTIQFRLPAAFAPFLDYLTFGILPKHLLGGTSVEAMQNAPFNLQPIGSGPFRFERFLSEDGQIVGVSLRAFEQYYLGRPYIDEVIFRYYPDSTAALNAYRAKEVLGISRVDEPILKDVLAEVGLNLYTARLPSLTLIFLNLNHPDLPFFQDVSIRRALLMGLNRQRMIDVLRGGQAIIADSVILPGTWAYYEETERIPYNPEEALNLIRQAGYTFPPEGGEARAKDGVALRFELVYPDSPDYAELAESIAQSWAKLGVQVTPKGVPFETLMSQYLEPRSYQAALVELNFTRSPDPDPYPFWDQAQMDEGQNYAQWDDRLASEYLEKARITPDWGERARLYRNFQVRFLSQLPALPLFYPVYNYAVDDTIQNVRIGPLFDPTDRFSNILQWFVRARRPQPDSELTPTP, encoded by the coding sequence ATGAAGTCCATCCGCTGGCAATTGATCCTGCTGGGGCTGTCGCTGATCGCCATTGCCCTGCTGCTCTGGAGTCAACAGTCGGCTGCTCCGCAGGCGGGCAGCGTGGGGCTGCAACCGGTCAGCGGTGGCTTGTATAGCGAAGCATTGATCGGTAGTTTGGGGCGATTGAACCCGCTCCTGGATATTGCCAACCCGGCTGACCGGGATGTCGATCGCCTGTTATACTCGGCTTTGATTAAATTTGACGAGCGCGGTGTGCCTCAGCCCGATCTGGCCGAGTCGTGGGGGATTTCGGCAGACGGCAAAGCGTACAACCTCTCCATCCGCCCCAATGCCGTCTGGCACGACGGCGAAGCCGTCACCAGCGATGATGTCCTCTTCACGGTCGATGCCTTGCGCAGCGAGGCTTCCCCTTTGCCCGATGACATCAAGGAGATGTGGCGGCAGATTCAGGTGTTGCCTCTGGATGCCAAAACCATCCAGTTTCGCTTGCCGGCCGCCTTTGCGCCCTTTCTGGATTATCTTACCTTTGGCATCTTGCCCAAACACCTTCTGGGCGGGACGAGCGTGGAGGCGATGCAAAACGCCCCGTTCAATTTGCAGCCCATCGGCAGCGGACCCTTCCGCTTTGAGCGCTTCCTCAGCGAGGATGGGCAGATTGTCGGTGTTTCTCTGCGGGCTTTTGAACAATACTACCTGGGGCGACCCTACATCGACGAGGTGATCTTCCGCTACTATCCTGATTCCACCGCGGCGCTCAATGCCTACCGGGCAAAAGAGGTCCTGGGCATCAGCCGCGTTGACGAACCCATCCTGAAGGACGTGCTCGCCGAAGTGGGCTTAAATCTCTATACGGCGCGCCTGCCTTCACTGACGCTCATCTTCCTCAACCTGAACCACCCCGATTTGCCGTTCTTTCAGGATGTGAGCATCCGCCGCGCCTTGCTGATGGGGCTGAATCGCCAGCGCATGATCGATGTGTTGCGAGGCGGACAGGCAATCATCGCCGACAGCGTCATCCTGCCGGGCACCTGGGCGTATTACGAAGAAACCGAGCGCATCCCCTACAATCCCGAAGAGGCTCTAAACCTGATCAGGCAGGCTGGCTACACCTTCCCGCCGGAGGGCGGAGAAGCACGCGCCAAGGATGGCGTGGCGTTGCGCTTTGAACTGGTCTATCCCGACTCGCCAGACTATGCCGAACTTGCCGAGAGCATTGCCCAGAGTTGGGCGAAATTAGGCGTGCAGGTAACCCCGAAGGGCGTGCCGTTCGAGACTTTAATGAGCCAGTATCTGGAGCCGCGCAGCTATCAGGCGGCCCTGGTCGAGTTGAATTTCACCCGCTCCCCCGATCCCGATCCCTATCCCTTCTGGGATCAAGCCCAGATGGACGAAGGACAGAACTACGCCCAATGGGATGATCGTCTGGCAAGTGAATATCTGGAAAAAGCCCGCATCACCCCCGACTGGGGCGAACGCGCCCGCCTGTATCGCAATTTCCAGGTGCGCTTCCTCAGCCAGTTGCCCGCTTTGCCGCTGTTCTATCCGGTCTATAACTACGCCGTGGATGACACCATCCAGAACGTGCGCATTGGACCGCTGTTCGATCCGACCGATCGTTTCAGCAACATCCTGCAGTGGTTTGTGCGTGCCCGTCGTCCTCAACCAGATTCGGAACTCACCCCTACCCCGTAA
- a CDS encoding Imidazoleglycerol-phosphate dehydratase, whose product MRLAEFSRKTAETDISIALNLDGTGKTEINTGLGFLDHLLTNFALHGLFDLRLHAQGDLHVDAHHTVEDVALVLGSAFDRALGERRGIVRMADAFTPMDEALAHVAVDLSGRPYAVIQVEWKTTAIGAIPTSLFTHFFESFAITARSNVHARLLYGRDDHHQAEALFKALARALEKATRIDPRRAESIPSTKGSLA is encoded by the coding sequence ATGCGTCTGGCTGAATTTTCACGCAAAACCGCCGAGACGGACATCTCGATTGCGCTGAACCTGGACGGAACGGGCAAGACGGAGATCAACACCGGGCTGGGGTTTCTGGATCACCTGCTGACTAATTTTGCCCTGCATGGCTTATTCGATCTGCGCCTGCACGCTCAGGGCGATCTGCACGTTGACGCGCACCACACGGTGGAGGATGTCGCCCTGGTGTTGGGCAGCGCTTTCGACCGCGCTCTGGGCGAACGGCGCGGGATTGTGCGCATGGCGGACGCTTTTACCCCCATGGACGAGGCTCTGGCGCATGTGGCGGTCGATCTCTCCGGTCGTCCGTATGCCGTCATTCAAGTCGAGTGGAAAACGACGGCAATCGGCGCAATACCCACCAGCCTGTTCACCCATTTCTTCGAGTCGTTTGCCATCACGGCGCGCAGTAACGTACACGCTCGCCTGCTCTACGGTCGTGATGACCATCATCAGGCAGAAGCGCTTTTCAAAGCTCTGGCGCGCGCCCTGGAAAAGGCAACCCGCATTGACCCACGCCGCGCCGAAAGTATCCCTTCCACCAAAGGCAGCCTGGCATGA
- a CDS encoding VapC toxin protein — MNALLDTCVLSEFTRRQPQEQVIRWLSSVDEETLFLSVLSIGEIQHGIERLEASPRKEALSRWLMEALIPRFDGRILPLDTATMLVWGGLVARLEGQGRKMPAVDSLIAATALSHNLLLVTRNTADFSSCGVELFNPWQGG; from the coding sequence ATGAACGCCCTGCTGGACACCTGCGTCCTCTCCGAATTTACTCGCCGTCAGCCGCAAGAGCAGGTGATTCGCTGGCTGTCAAGCGTGGATGAGGAGACCTTATTCCTGAGTGTGCTTTCGATTGGTGAGATTCAGCACGGGATTGAACGTCTTGAGGCTTCACCGCGCAAAGAGGCTTTGAGCCGCTGGCTGATGGAGGCGTTAATCCCGCGTTTTGACGGACGCATTCTGCCGCTAGACACTGCCACGATGCTTGTCTGGGGCGGGCTGGTAGCCCGCCTGGAGGGTCAGGGACGCAAGATGCCTGCCGTGGACAGCCTGATTGCCGCCACGGCCCTGTCTCACAATCTGCTGCTGGTCACCCGCAACACAGCAGATTTTTCATCCTGCGGCGTAGAACTCTTCAATCCCTGGCAGGGGGGATAA
- a CDS encoding ATP phosphoribosyltransferase: MTNRTQIRLALPSKGRLELQALEFLSMAGLPIFKPNPRQYQATIPALPELSVIFQRAGDIVVSVRQGSVDFGITGLDAVEEKRGENGEVLILHDHLGFGQCALKLAVPESWSEVVDLESLRRKAEQLGHPLRVATKFPVLTGRFLQKHAIPHTLIAAEGTLETAPNIGYADLIADLVSSGQTLQDNRLRPLLDGEILRSEAALIANRRALREHPAVLEMGRQLLEYIEAHLRAKENLLVIANMRGESPTQIAQAMFTRQVIGGLQGPTISPVLVRDKEQNWYSVTIVVRRDQLSQAIAELRSIGGSGIIVTPVTYIFEEEPPRYKAMLAAVKEFNHANPPSY; this comes from the coding sequence ATGACCAATCGCACCCAAATTCGACTGGCTTTGCCCTCCAAAGGGCGCTTAGAGCTTCAGGCGCTGGAATTTTTGAGTATGGCTGGACTGCCGATCTTCAAACCCAACCCGCGCCAGTATCAGGCAACCATCCCCGCCCTGCCGGAACTGAGCGTCATCTTTCAGCGGGCAGGAGACATCGTGGTCAGCGTCCGCCAGGGCAGCGTGGATTTCGGCATCACCGGGCTGGATGCCGTCGAGGAAAAGCGCGGCGAAAACGGCGAAGTGCTGATCCTGCACGACCACCTGGGTTTTGGGCAGTGCGCCCTGAAGCTGGCCGTACCCGAAAGCTGGAGCGAGGTAGTTGACCTGGAGTCCCTGCGGCGCAAAGCTGAGCAATTGGGTCATCCCCTGCGTGTGGCAACCAAATTTCCCGTCCTGACCGGGCGCTTCCTGCAAAAGCATGCCATTCCGCACACCCTGATTGCCGCCGAAGGCACGCTGGAGACCGCTCCCAACATCGGTTATGCCGATCTCATCGCCGATCTGGTTTCGTCGGGTCAAACCCTGCAAGATAACCGCCTGCGCCCCCTGCTGGATGGCGAAATCCTGCGCTCAGAAGCGGCGCTCATCGCCAATCGGCGGGCGCTCAGAGAGCATCCGGCTGTGCTCGAGATGGGACGCCAACTGCTGGAGTACATCGAAGCCCACCTGCGCGCCAAAGAGAACCTGCTGGTGATCGCCAACATGCGCGGCGAAAGCCCCACCCAGATCGCCCAGGCAATGTTCACCCGGCAGGTGATCGGCGGCTTGCAGGGCCCCACCATCAGCCCGGTGCTGGTGCGCGACAAAGAGCAGAACTGGTACTCGGTCACCATTGTCGTGCGGCGCGATCAGCTCAGCCAGGCAATTGCCGAACTGCGTTCGATTGGTGGCAGTGGCATCATCGTCACCCCGGTAACCTATATCTTCGAAGAAGAGCCGCCCCGTTATAAAGCGATGCTGGCGGCAGTGAAGGAGTTCAACCATGCAAATCCGCCCTCATATTGA